The following coding sequences are from one Shewanella eurypsychrophilus window:
- a CDS encoding DNA polymerase III subunit epsilon, translating to MSKLNAEERKARDNERFSQRVDERRVKGEDVVAYALANKKAYKFLTKPEKHELKQRQAALQNEVKLTEQEKLKLRDEQELEKAQAAFPEQ from the coding sequence ATGAGCAAGTTAAATGCTGAAGAGCGTAAAGCCCGAGATAACGAACGTTTTTCACAACGAGTGGATGAGCGCAGAGTAAAAGGCGAAGATGTCGTTGCCTACGCACTCGCCAATAAGAAAGCCTATAAATTTCTGACTAAACCAGAGAAACACGAGCTTAAGCAAAGACAAGCGGCTCTTCAGAATGAAGTGAAACTTACAGAGCAAGAAAAGCTTAAGCTTAGAGATGAGCAAGAATTAGAAAAGGCTCAAGCGGCATTCCCCGAACAGTAA